A stretch of the Aspergillus puulaauensis MK2 DNA, chromosome 6, nearly complete sequence genome encodes the following:
- a CDS encoding uncharacterized protein (COG:S;~EggNog:ENOG410PWYE;~InterPro:IPR029058): MDEAVSWIQRRAGKQGRYENVDGSRIAAAGQSCGGLLAYTQRSNDAVGFLGIFNSGLLGNTTNAQENLPDGMIIEEPEVIKEVKKPVFYYIGGQGDVAYPAAIADYGNLTGAPKWIGNYPVGHSGTYREPDGGEFGVAAVKWLEWVLKGDKAASKFFARGGAERAGWVCTGSRGLEKMDLYLESWKQVHNEG; encoded by the exons ATGGACGAAGCCGTATCGTGGATCCAACGCCGGGCTGGCAAGCAAGGGAGGTATGAGAACGTCGACGGCTCTAGGATTGCCGCCGCAGGTCAGAGCTGCGGGGGGTTATTGGCTTACACGCAGCGCAGTAACGACGCGGTTGGGTTTTTGGGAATCTTCAACTCTGGATTGTTGGGGAATACAACTAATGCACAGGAGAATCTGCCCGACGGAATGATTATCGAGGAGCCGGAGGTTATAAAGGAGGTTAAGAAGCCTGTTTTCTATTATATTGGCGGTCAGGGTGATGTTGCGTACCCCGCT GCCATAGCAGACTACGGAAATTTGACTGGTGCGCCGAAGTGGATTGGGAACTACCCTGTCGGACACTCTGGGACGTATAGGGAACCTGATGGCGGGGAGTTTGGGGTGGCTGCTGTGAAGTGGTTAGAGTGGGTGCTCAAGGGAGACAAAGCGGCTTCGAAATTCTTCGCTAGGGGTGGTGCTGAGAGGGCCGGATGGGTTTGCACCGGCAGCAGGGGACTTGAGAAGATGGACCTGTATCTCGAGAGTTGGAAACAAGTTCATAATGAAGGCTGA
- a CDS encoding acyltransferase family protein (COG:S;~EggNog:ENOG410PMG8;~InterPro:IPR002656;~PFAM:PF01757;~TransMembrane:8 (i37-55o82-101i130-151o199-221i280-297o324-341i353-381o409-429i);~go_function: GO:0016747 - transferase activity, transferring acyl groups other than amino-acyl groups [Evidence IEA]), protein MSQAAYLYTRIREALPWSGGDPNVKGDPRKSVKWIDGLRGIASFLVVLTHLARAWDYDLFAPRDSEDASPRLLQLPVFRIPWQGRIGVTIFAFLTGYVCALKPIKLQRNGNLLGAFTAVGKSAFRRPPRLIMPATIAMIISWILAQCRAFVVANRSDCWWCRYAAPDLEDSFGKEVIRLGQNFLTTWTTGYMAYDDHQWALLPLLMTSMLVYILTCATMFMRFRWRLFVYLIMALYFHQDNAKNTETFQLQGIYGMFLSDLSYEVSFQEFIEKWKWPRRVVAFSLFAAGVFIAGYPGEHPEWADWSNVMFNISHYIFPPDVNVGKRYSAIGVDLVIFSIYISPSVKDFLSNRLLLWLGSQSFAVYLVHGTLLRTVLCWMLYGISGQPFDPEKKQEGSDEPVWIPIRPPWVVAISIPLWIALVYFCATMWTKYVDPFCARLTQKMENQMFIQEEKPQQPESLPLTSVPMQPMQTMPMQNA, encoded by the exons ATGTCCCAAGCTGCCTATCTTTACACTCGCATTCGAGAGGCGCTCCCATGGAGTGGCGGCGACCCCAACGTCAAGGGTGACCCCCGAAAAAGCGTCAAATGGATCGAT GGCCTTCGAGGTATCGCTTCTTTCCTTGTCGTTCTCACTCACCTTGCTCGAGCGTGGGATTATGATCTTTTCGCTCCTCGCGATTCTGAGGATGCGTCTCCCAGGCTCCTGCAGTTGCCCGTGTTCCGCATTCCCTGGCAGGGCCGTATTGGTGTTACCATCTTCGCGTTCCTGACTGGCTACGTCTGCGCCTTGAAGCCTATCAAACTGCAACGAAACGGTAATCTATTGGGCGCTTTTACTGCTGTCGGTAAAAGTGCTTTCCGCCGGCCGCCGCGTCTCATCATGCCCGCCACGATTGCGATGATAATATCCTGGATACTGGCGCAGTGCCGCGCGTTCGTTGTTGCCAATCGCTCGgattgctggtggtgccgATATGCCGCTCCTGATCTTGAGGATTCGTTTGGAAAAGAAGTGATTCGACTGGGTCAAAACTTCCTTACTACCTGGACGACAGGTTACATGGCCTATGACGACCACCAGTGGGCGTTGCTGCCACTGCTGATGACCTCCATGTTGGTCTATATCTTGACATGTGCGACGATGTTCATGCGCTTCCGCTGGCGGTTGTTTGTCTATCTTATTATGGCGCTTTACTTCCATCAGGACAATGCGAAGAACACAG AAACTTTCCAATTGCAAGGTATTTATGGCATGTTCCTCAGCGATTTGTCCTACGAGGTCTCTTTCCAGGAATTCATCGAGAAGTGGAAATGGCCGCGCCGAGTTGTGGCCTTCTCCCTCTTTGCCGCTGGGGTCTTCATTGCCGGCTACCCCGGCGAGCACCCCGAATGGGCAGACTGGTCGAATGTTATGTTCAACATCTCACACTACATCTTCCCTCCCGATGTTAACGTCGGCAAGCGTTACTCCGCTATCGGTGTTGATCTCGTCATTTTCTCTATCTATATCTCGCCAAGCGTTAAGGATTTCTTATCcaaccgcctcctcctttggCTCGGCTCGCAGTCGTTTGCCGTCTATCTCGTTCACGGAACACTCCTCCGTACTGTTCTCTGCTGGATGCTCTATGGCATCTCGGGCCAGCCCTTCGACCCCGAGAAGAAACAGGAGGGATCAGACGAGCCGGTCTGGATTCCGATCCGCCCACCCTGGGTTGTCGCGATCAGCATACCTCTGTGGATTGCATTGGTATATTTCTGCGCGACGATGTGGACGAAATACGTGGATCCGTTCTGTGCACGGTTGACACAGAAGATGGAAAACCAAATGTTCAtccaggaggagaagccccAACAACCAGAGTCATTACCGTTGACATCCGTGCCGATGCAGCCGATGCAGACTATGCCGATGCAGAACGCGTAA
- the sfh5 gene encoding CRAL/TRIO domain protein (COG:U;~EggNog:ENOG410PM5W;~InterPro:IPR036273,IPR042938,IPR001251,IPR036865;~PFAM:PF00650;~TransMembrane:1 (o312-331i);~go_function: GO:0008526 - phosphatidylinositol transfer activity [Evidence IEA]) — MADQEKKDQPQAAAPQTQEPDTTKSEQPTATESAPAPEPATEPAAATTAPATEAAPTAPEPSAAPAAAETPAATSTAPAQPTAPEAAKSEAQPEAAGEEEKKNEPSKPEYFTKTPTLEQLFDRLPGILTKTGHQEMWGVPLKHDATDIPTINVLIKFLRANEGNLKLAEEQLTRALQWRKENDPLALVKSTYDAAKFGGLGYLTTYEREGKGDLIVTWNIYGAVKKIDDTFGNITEFINWRAALMELAVQELKLDQATSVIDYNGEDPYQMIQVHDYLNVSFLRLNPTIKAATKKTIEVFSTAYPELLREKYFVNVPTIMGWVFALVKLFVDENTTRKFHPISNGGNLAKEFPGLTEKFPKVYGGGGADLEGSARTVALKKEDKKEEKKEEKKEEKKEEKKEEKKEEKKEEKKEEKKEEKKEEKKEEKKEEKKEEKKEEKKEEKKEEQK; from the exons ATGGCCGACCAGGAAAAAAAGGACCAGCCTCAGGCCGCCGCCCCTCAGACTCAGGAGCCCGACACCACCAAGTCCGAGCAGCCTACCGCTACTGAGTCTGCGCCTGCACCGGAGCCTGCCACTGAGCCCGCCGCTGCTACAACTGCTCCTGCAACTGAAGCTGCTCCCACTGCCCCTGAACCCTCTGCCGCCCCGGCTGCCGCTGAAACACCTGCTGCGACAAGCACGGCACCAGCTCAGCCCACAGCCCCAGAGGCCGCTAAGTCCGAAGCCCAGCCCGAGGcagccggcgaggaagagaagaagaatgagcCTTCCAAGCCAGAGTACTTCACCAAGACCCCTACTCTCGAGCAGCTGTTTGACCGCCTCCCCGGTATCTTGACCAAGACCGGCCACCAGGAGATGTGGGGGGTGCCCCTGAAGCACGACGCTACTGATATCCCCACCATCAATGTGCTCATTAAGTTCCTGCGTGCCAATGAGGGTAACCTCAAGCTGGCTGAGGAGCAGCTGACCAGGGCCTTGCAATGGCGCAAGGAAAATGACCCTCTTGCCTTGGTTAAGAGTACCTATGATGCTGCGAAGTTCGGCGGGTTGGGTTACCTCACTACGTATGAGCGCGAGGGGAAGGGTGATTTGATTGTTACCTGGAATATCTACGGCGctgtgaagaagatcgatgATACCTTTGGGAATATCACTGA ATTCATCAATTGGCGCGCCGCCCTCATGGAGCTTGCTGTCCAGGAACTGAAGCTAGACCAGGCCACTTCGGTGATCGACTACAACGGCGAGGATCCCTACCAGATGATCCAGGTCCACGACTACCTGAACGTTAGTTTCCTCCGCCTGAACCCGACCATCAAGGCTGCGACCAAGAAGACCATTGAAGTTTTCAGCACCGCGTACCCGGAGTTGCTGCGTGAGAAGTACTTCGTCAATGTCCCCACCATCATGGGCTGGGTGTTTGCGCTCGTTAAGCTGTTCGTTGATGAGAACACCACCCGCAAGTTCCATCCTATTTCCAACGGCGGCAACCTCGCTAAGGAGTTCCCTGGCTTGACTGAGAAGTTCCCTAAGGTttatggtggtggtggtgcagaTTTGGAAGGTTCTGCACGAACTGTTGCTCTTAAgaaggaggacaagaaggaagagaagaaggaagagaagaaggaagagaagaaggaagagaagaaggaagagaagaaggaagagaagaaggaagagaagaaggaagagaagaaggaagagaagaaggaagagaagaaggaagagaagaaggaagagaagaaggaagagaagaaggaagagaagaaggaagagaagaaagaagagcagaagTGA
- the SPE2 gene encoding adenosylmethionine decarboxylase SPE2 (BUSCO:EOG09263LNF;~COG:E;~EggNog:ENOG410PHE5;~InterPro:IPR001985,IPR018166,IPR016067;~PFAM:PF01536;~go_function: GO:0004014 - adenosylmethionine decarboxylase activity [Evidence IEA];~go_process: GO:0006597 - spermine biosynthetic process [Evidence IEA];~go_process: GO:0008295 - spermidine biosynthetic process [Evidence IEA]) has translation MVNVIPQHYTQSPSSFTATPSLTINHEATQDLDSTNAFEGPEKLLEVWFAASPKDLGSSNTLGLKAVSEEIWKEMLDIVNCQVLSIVSSEDVDAYLLSESSMFVWPHKLILKTCGTTTLLSGLPRILEIAAMHGGFPKSTAPPSRGITVAAAPYRVFYSRKNFLFPDRQRGPHRSWRDEVRSMDKLFLNGSAYMIGKMNGEHWYLYLTEPNTLLTPPATPTADSDDEETETKFIQLPDRSDLGVGAEDGASDETLEVLMTDLEEGNAKQFYLDHATGVAEKRYCNFDSHKEDHVDVFSNGSDIEVDDVSSTQGSGILPAELTTEGHALGTVVSESCGLSDVYPKDKFPESRIDAYLFTPCGFSANGVIPAPDGGTKGTHYFTVHVTPEPHCSYASFETNVPHSQNGQTTAGIIQQVVNIFKPGRFTVTVFEAKPGVEGDWDNNKEARYIERQAARRMPKGENVEGYKRVDRIVHDLNGYDLVFRYYERLDWKGGAPRLGEEHV, from the exons ATGGTCAACGTTATCCCTCAGCACTATACGCagtcgccgtcttcgttcACCGCGACTCCGTCTTTGACAATCAATCATGAGGCAACCCAGGATCTTGACTCCACCAATGCCTTTGAGG GCCCTGAGAAGCTCTTGGAGGTCTGGTTTGCCGCTTCCCCAAAGGATTTAGGCTCCTCGAACACTCTCGGTTTGAAGGCGGTTTCGGAGGAGATTTGgaaggagatgctggacATTGTCAATTGCCAGGTGCTGTCCATCGTCTCGTccgaggatgtggatgcCTATCTCCTGTCGGAGTCCAGCATGTTCGTCTGGCCGCATAAGTTGATCCTGAAGACTTGCGGCACCACCACTCTGTTGTCAGGACTGCCCCGCATTCTCGAAATTGCGGCTATGCACGGTGGATTCCCCAAGTCTACTGCTCCTCCGTCCCGTGGAATCACCGTTGCGGCAGCTCCGTACCGCGTCTTCTACAGCCGCAAGAACTTTCTCTTCCCCGACCGTCAGCGTGGGCCTCACCGCAGCTGGAGAGATGAAGTTCGCTCCATGGACAAGCTTTTCTTGAACGGCAGCGCCTACATGATCGGCAAAATGAACGGCGAGCACTGGTATCTGTACCTCACTGAGCCCAACACTCTGCTCACTCCCCCTGCCACTCCGACGGCGGATTcggacgatgaagaaaccGAGACCAAGTTCATTCAGCTTCCCGATCGGTCTGACTTGGGCGTCGGTGCCGAGGACGGGGCTTCAGACGAGACTCTTGAGGTTTTGATGACAGACTTGGAGGAGGGAAACGCTAAGCAGTTCTACCTGGACCATGCTACTGGTGTTGCCGAGAAACGGTACTGCAACTTTGATTCCCACAAGGAAGACCACGTGGACGTGTTCAGCAATGGATCCGACATTGAAGTGGACGATGTTTCATCCACCCAGGGTAGCGGGATCTTGCCTGCAGAACTCACCACTGAGGGCCACGCTCTTGGCACCGTAGTCTCCGAGTCCTGCGGATTATCGGACGTTTACCCGAAGGACAAGTTCCCTGAGTCGCGCATTGATGCCTATCTTTTCACCCCATGCGGGTTCTCTGCCAACGGCGTGATTCCTGCACCTGACGGTGGCACCAAGGGCACCCACTACTTTACTGTCCATGTGACACCTGAGCCTCACTGCTCGTATGCGTCTTTTGAGACCAACGTGCCGCACTCGCAGAATGGCCAGACTACTGCAGGAATCATCCAGCAAGTTGTGAACATATTCAAGCCTGGTCGGTTCACTGTGACGGTCTTTGAAGCGAAACCCGGAGTGGAAGGCGACTGGGACAACAATAAGGAGGCCCGATATATCGAACGACAGGCAGCCCGTCGAATGCCCAAGGGCGAAAATGTGGAGGGATACAAGCGAGTCGATCGCATTGTGCATGACCTTAACGGATATGACTTGGTGTTCCGTTACTATGAACGCCTCGATTGGAAGGGGGGGGCCCCTCGACTCGGCGAAGAGCACGTCTAG
- a CDS encoding transcription initiation factor TFIID subunit 11 family protein (BUSCO:EOG09264VRO;~COG:K;~EggNog:ENOG410PNDM;~InterPro:IPR009072,IPR006809;~PFAM:PF04719;~go_component: GO:0005634 - nucleus [Evidence IEA];~go_function: GO:0046982 - protein heterodimerization activity [Evidence IEA];~go_process: GO:0006367 - transcription initiation from RNA polymerase II promoter [Evidence IEA]) translates to MSSPPSNPPPNANPLKRTSISSASVSQQNLKRQRMHPLRQTSFPVDPDLRAFSATATSDAGSVTGSFTGSLGGASADGVFRRKRGRKSKAEKEREKERERERERDRDSEDAVSVAKGGAGGGSTAGGQNGGEEGYEDDDFDDEGELLGREEGAEREDVEGERKNLALLVDAFNPLQSERYDLFKRAKLRKETLRRIVNHALSQSVPASVVTTINGFTKVFAGEMIEKARTVQKEWADAQDQAALAWLSQDDPTSEETNQSATNNEHLTGVKSEPAETDGDVSSGAAEVFRVSAHSGSGSLKKLPPNPHRGQLLPSHLREALRRYKRDGEGGGVGFSGLSLGNLGVRGSVTWSAGSVGGRPLFR, encoded by the exons ATGTCCTCACCACCGTCCAACCCGCCCCCAAATGCCAACCCGCTAAAACGCACATCCATATCCTCAGCGTCAGTAAGCCAACAGAACCTCAAACGCCAACGCATGCACCCGCTCCGCCAGACCTCATTTCCTGTGGACCCGGATCTGCGCGCGTTCAGCGCGACGGCGACCAGCGATGCTGGTAGCGTGACGGGGAGTTTCACGGGGAGCCTAGGCGGGGCAAGCGCCGATGGGGTCTTCAGGAGGAAACGCGGGCGGAAAAgcaaggctgagaaggagcGGGAAAAGGAACGTGAACGAGAACGGGAGAGGGATAGGGACAGTGAGGATGCGGTCAGCGTTGCCAAGGGTGGTGCAGGTGGTGGAAGTACGGCAGGTGGACAGAATGGGGGCGAAGAAGGGTACGAAGACGATGATTTTGACGATGAAGGGGAGCTATTGGGGAGGGAAGAGGGGGCTGAGCGTGAAGAtgtggagggggagagaaagaatcTTGC ATTACTTGTGGATGCCTTTAACCCCCTACAGTCCGAACGGTACGACTTGTTCAAGCGAGCGAAGCTGAGGAAGGAGACGTTGCGGCGGATTGTCAACCATGCACTTTCACAGTCTGTCCCGGCTAGTGTCGTGACTACAATCAACGGGTTTACGAAGGTGTTCGCCGGAGAGATGATCGAAAAGGCACGGACTGTCCAAAAGGAGTGGGCGGATGCGCAGGACCAAGCGGCACTGGCATGGCTTAGCCAGGACGATCCCACAAGCGAAGAGACGAATCAATCTGCTACAAATAATGAACATCTCACGGGGGTGAAAAGTGAGCCGGCGGAGACGGACGGGGACGTGAGTTCAGGTGCTGCTGAAGTGTTTCGGGTTTCGGCACATAGTGGAAGTGGTTCCCTCAAGAAGCTTCCGCCCAACCCACACCGCGGGCAGCTGCTCCCATCCCACCTACGAGAGGCTCTCCGACGCTACAAGCGAGATGGCGAAGGCGGCGGTGTTGGCTTTTCTGGGCTGAGTCTGGGGAACTTGGGGGTCCGAGGGTCGGTAACGTGGAGTGCGGGAAGCGTGGGAGGACGGCCGTTGTTCCGGTGA
- a CDS encoding TATA-binding protein-associated factor TAF6 (BUSCO:EOG09260THV;~COG:K;~EggNog:ENOG410PI43;~InterPro:IPR004823,IPR011442,IPR009072,IPR037796;~PFAM:PF02969,PF07571;~go_component: GO:0000124 - SAGA complex [Evidence IEA];~go_component: GO:0005669 - transcription factor TFIID complex [Evidence IEA];~go_component: GO:0046695 - SLIK (SAGA-like) complex [Evidence IEA];~go_function: GO:0016251 - RNA polymerase II general transcription initiation factor activity [Evidence IEA];~go_function: GO:0046982 - protein heterodimerization activity [Evidence IEA];~go_process: GO:0006352 - DNA-templated transcription, initiation [Evidence IEA];~go_process: GO:0006367 - transcription initiation from RNA polymerase II promoter [Evidence IEA]), with product MSVWNPDNIRDVAESVGIVNLNNDVTDTLARDVEYRIAQVLEEALKFMRHSRRTLLTTQDIALALRVLDVEPLYGYESTRPLKFGEASLGPGQPLFYVEDEEVDFEKLINAPLPRVPREINFTAHWLAVEGVQPSIPQNPTAADSRNLELMSKGPNANATLAAMSGNGNVAVKPLVKHVLSKELQLYFEKVCNAFLDESSEKYRTSGYASLREDPGLHQLVPYFVQFISEKVTHGLKDIFVLTQVMHMAEALVQNKSLYVDPYIASLVPPILTCLIGRQLGGNAELSEQFALRDLSASLLGLIATKYSHSSHTLKSRLARSCVKTLLDPSKPFGAHYGAIIGLQAVGGSEAVRVLILPNLFTYGELLKDGVAEDSPRRPEAEKVLVVLLSVLASLRDGHAALTNGHGAGMVTDELKERLDKKLGGFLADKVADLGDGQLVHAILVG from the exons ATGTCCGTCTGGAACCCAGACAACATCCGCGATGTTGCCGAATCAGTCGGTATTGTCAACCTCAACAACGATGTAACCGACACCCTCGCCCGGGACGTTGAATACCGCATCGCGCaggttctcgaagaagcaCTGAAGTTTATGCGCCACAGCCGACGCACGCTCCTCACGACACAGGATATCGCGCTCGCATTGCGTGTGTTAGACGTCGAGCCGCTGTACGGGTATGAGTCGACGCGACCGCTGAAGTTCGGCGAGGCGTCGCTGGGACCAGGCCAGCCGCTTTTCTatgtggaggatgaggaggtggaTTTTGAGAAGTTGATTAACGCGCCCCTGCCTAGGGTGCCGAGAGAGATCAATTTCACCG CACATTGGCTTGCCGTTGAAGGCGTACAACCGTCTATACCACAAAACCCGACCGCGGCCGATTCGCGCAACCTTGAGTTGATGTCCAAGGGACCGAATGCGAATGCGACGCTGGCGGCTATGAGCGGGAACGGGAATGTTGCTGTTAAGCCTTTGGTTAAGCATGTTCTGTCTAAGGAGTTGCAGCTTTACTTTGAAAAGGTCTGCAATGCGTTTTTGGACGAGTCGAGCGAGAAGTATCGGACTTCGGGATATGCGAGCTTGCGCGAGGATCCCGGACTTCATCAGCTCGTGCCATATTTCGTGCAGTTCATCTCGGAGAAGGTTACCCATGGCTTGAAGGATATCTTTGTGTTGACACAGGTGATGCACATGGCGGAGGCTTTGGTGCAGAATAAGTCTCTATACGTGGATCCATAT ATCGCATCTCTCGTCCCCCCGATCCTCACCTGCTTAATAGGCCGCCAGCTCGGCGGCAACGCAGAACTCTCCGAGCAATTCGCCCTCCGCGACCTTTCCGCCTccctcctcggcctcatcGCAACCAAATACTCTCACTCCTCACACACCCTAAAATCCCGCCTCGCACGCTCCTGTGTAAaaaccctcctcgacccctccaaacccttcGGCGCCCACTACGGCGCCATAATCGGCCTGCAAGCTGTCGGCGGGTCCGAAGCCGTCCGTGTCCTTATCCTACCTAACCTCTTCACCTACGGAGAGCTTCTCAAAGACGGGGTCGCAGAGGATAGCCCCCGGCGtccggaggcggagaaggtccTTGTTGTTTTGCTCAGTGTTCTTGCCTCGTTGCGTGACGGGCATGCGGCGCTGACCAATGGGCATGGTGCGGGGATGGTGACAGATGAGTTAAAGGAGAGACTAGATAAGAAACTGGGTGGGTTTTTGGCGGATAAGGTTGCGGATTTGGGCGACGGGCAGCTTGTTCATGCTATTTTGGTGGGTTAG
- a CDS encoding PP1-complex regulatory subunit GLC8 (COG:S;~EggNog:ENOG410PNFQ;~InterPro:IPR007062;~PFAM:PF04979;~go_function: GO:0004864 - protein phosphatase inhibitor activity [Evidence IEA];~go_process: GO:0009966 - regulation of signal transduction [Evidence IEA];~go_process: GO:0043666 - regulation of phosphoprotein phosphatase activity [Evidence IEA]), which produces MAQNTEIPKRPKGILKNSSSQNRLHVSHDDVHVHVHHSPSPPADTKELTLQNTLQNAGRRPSASSRRTSLASSHGHHDDASPRLKWDEANLYLAEQEKTAKMKIDEPKTPYAPHYDPAEDEEEMRLAEAQESLINAQGVVVDELDKDKKPPSSSSTSKKFSEDDIPELELGDPEEELTHGTHLDADDRITRARSLSNESHRSDKHVVVGANDSGETNGDELLTPEQAKEKHAQFEKQRRKHYEMRNIKELLAHPEELDEMDEDEDDEDTNSGVPPPMPQIPQQFVNGGK; this is translated from the exons ATGGCGCAGAACACCGAAATTCCAAAGAGACCCAAGG GTATTCTAAAGAACTCTAGTTCTCAAAACCGCCTCCATGTTTCGCACGACGACGTTCACGTCCACGTCCATCATAGCCCATCCCCACCTGCCGACACCAAGGAACTCACCTTGCAAAATACGCTCCAAAATGCCGGTCGTCGCCCGTCTGCCTCTTCCCGGCGCACGTCTCTCGCCAGCTCCCACGGTCACCATGACGACGCCTCACCCCGCCTTAAGTGGGATGAGGCCAACCTGTACCTGGCGGAACAGGAAAaaacggcgaagatgaaaaTTGACGAGCCCAAGACCCCGTATGCGCCGCACTATGACCccgccgaggacgaggaggagatgagacTTGCAGAGGCGCAGGAGAGCCTGATCAATGCGCAGGGCGTTGTCGTGGACGAGCTAGATAAGGATAAGAAGCcgccgtcgtcttcctctaCTTCCAAGAAGTTCTCTGAGGATGACATTCCCGAGCTAGAACTGGGCGATCCCGAAGAGGAGCTCACGCATGGGACACATCTTGATGCTGACGATCGGATTACACGTGCGCGCAGTTTGAGCAATGAGTCCCATCGCAGCGATAAGCatgtcgtcgttggcgcGAACGATTCCGGCGAGACGAATGGTGATGAGCTCTTGACACCTGAGCAGGCGAAGGAGAAACATGCGCAGTTCGAAAAGCAGCGGAGGAAGCATTATGAAATGCGGAATATCAAGGAACTCCTGGC ACACCccgaggagttggatgaaatggacgaagacgaagacgatgaagacaccAACTCTGGCGTTCCACCTCCCATGCCGCAAATTCCGCAGCAGTTTGTGAATGGCGGCAAGTGA